The Plectropomus leopardus isolate mb unplaced genomic scaffold, YSFRI_Pleo_2.0 unplaced_scaffold22583, whole genome shotgun sequence nucleotide sequence GGAacgtttctctcctgtgtgagtgcTCATGTGCCTCTTCAGATCTGTATTGGTGATGAATCTTTTGTCACACTctgagcagctgaaaggtttttctcctgtatgagtGCTTATATGTCTCTTGAGATCTGGCTTGCGGCCGTATCTTTTCCCACATTCATAGCAGCTAAATGGTTTCTCATCAGAATTAAATCTTGAATCACTGACAAGgacttcaacatttttcagggAGTTTAAACGTGACTGAGGTTCTCCGGTCTCCTTCACATCATCACTGTCATGAGTCTCAGTTTCAGGAGAGTCTCCAGTCTTTTCATTAGTTTTAGGTTGTAAATGTCCATCTAGATCTGTGCTCCTGAGTGATTCTGATTcaccacagtcctctccatcaacTTCTGTTTCAAACTTTTCACCTATGTACTCCTCAGTTTGAGTTTCATGAGGCTGTGAGCTGTGAACATCACGCTGATGGTTTCTGAGCTGTGAAAGCCAAGTGAATCTTTggtcacaaacactgcagctgaaaggcttctctcctgtgtggatccTCATGTGATGAGCTAAGGTCTCCTTGCGAGGGAATCTTCTAtcacactcagagcagcagaaaggtttctctcctgtgtggcaCCTCACGTGTCTCTGCAAATGTTCACTATAACAAAACGTTTTCTTACAAACTGAGCAGttgaatggtttctctcctgtgtg carries:
- the LOC121965974 gene encoding gastrula zinc finger protein XlCGF57.1-like, with product GDTPELETEDKTGDSPEPETDDSDDWKETREPGLNSQKNDEIFVSDSRCSVDSKPFSCSMCEKKFASKTDLKRHKRIHTGEKPFSCSVCERSFTQRGHLQRHMRTHTGEKPFNCSVCKKTFCYSEHLQRHVRCHTGEKPFCCSECDRRFPRKETLAHHMRIHTGEKPFSCSVCDQRFTWLSQLRNHQRDVHSSQPHETQTEEYIGEKFETEVDGEDCGESESLRSTDLDGHLQPKTNEKTGDSPETETHDSDDVKETGEPQSRLNSLKNVEVLVSDSRFNSDEKPFSCYECGKRYGRKPDLKRHISTHTGEKPFSCSECDKRFITNTDLKRHMSTHTGEKRSSCSICKKSFSQNSHLQSHMRCHTGEKPFSCSECGKRFSTKTHLKQHMRSHTGEKPFSCSVCKLSFTQSGSLQKHMRRHTGEKPFSCTKCGKRFPRKESVAHHMKTHTGEKP